One part of the Microvirga sp. TS319 genome encodes these proteins:
- a CDS encoding lysine/arginine/ornithine ABC transporter substrate-binding protein — translation MKCTTILSIALLSTAFAGGPATAQDRTVKIAVEGAYAPWNFTGAGGKLEGFEIDLANDLCARMKMKCEIVAQDWDGMIPALNAKKFDAIMDAMTITDERRKSIAFSDRYADSPNGFLVARDSPLAKMPGTGQAYNLSSQPAEAEKAIEAIKPLLKGKTIGVQVSTIQSAFVDKYLKDSADIREYKTVEQHDLDLAAGRLDAVFAGATQIMGTLEKPDFKTGYALVGPSLTGGVLGGGIGIGLRKDDTELKAKFDEAIHAAITDGTARNLSMKWFKVDVTPKG, via the coding sequence ATGAAATGTACGACGATACTCAGTATTGCCCTACTCTCCACAGCATTCGCCGGCGGCCCTGCAACGGCTCAAGACCGAACGGTAAAGATTGCTGTTGAAGGGGCTTATGCCCCATGGAATTTCACGGGGGCCGGCGGAAAACTCGAAGGCTTCGAGATTGATCTTGCCAACGATCTCTGCGCGCGCATGAAAATGAAGTGCGAAATCGTTGCTCAGGATTGGGATGGTATGATCCCGGCGCTGAATGCCAAGAAATTCGACGCTATCATGGATGCAATGACGATCACGGATGAGCGCCGGAAGAGCATCGCCTTCAGCGACCGCTATGCCGACTCTCCCAACGGCTTCCTTGTCGCCAGGGACTCTCCGCTCGCCAAGATGCCGGGGACGGGACAAGCATACAATCTCTCCAGCCAACCTGCCGAGGCTGAGAAGGCCATCGAAGCCATCAAGCCTTTGCTAAAAGGCAAGACCATAGGCGTGCAGGTCTCGACTATCCAGTCGGCCTTCGTTGACAAGTACCTCAAGGACAGTGCGGATATCCGCGAGTACAAGACCGTCGAACAGCACGATCTCGACCTCGCGGCTGGCCGCCTGGATGCCGTCTTTGCGGGCGCAACGCAAATCATGGGCACCCTTGAAAAACCCGACTTCAAGACCGGTTACGCGCTTGTCGGCCCCTCTCTCACTGGAGGGGTGCTCGGGGGCGGTATCGGTATCGGCTTGCGGAAAGACGACACCGAGTTGAAGGCGAAATTCGACGAGGCCATCCATGCTGCCATCACGGATGGAACTGCCAGAAACCTGTCGATGAAGTGGTTCAAGGTTGACGTGACGCCGAAGGGCTAG
- a CDS encoding cold-shock protein: MGRGNEHRDRRRQFGARSTDSWGDNGLSPSYAQPPHQEASSFGYGSEAEARVKWFNSDKGFGFVELTDGSGEAFLHIRQVEAAGHSALEPGTTLLVTVGTGQKGPQVTNVLSVDASTATVEPPRRATPSRAGQSGGIPRQGASRPEPNAATVPGTVKWFDPAKGYGFVTVEGESKDLFLHISVVERAGLGALAQGQTVRVAIVEGRKGREVGAIEAT, translated from the coding sequence ATGGGTCGGGGCAATGAACATCGTGATCGTCGACGTCAGTTCGGCGCTCGATCTACAGATTCCTGGGGCGACAACGGTCTTTCCCCATCGTATGCACAACCGCCGCATCAGGAAGCAAGCTCCTTCGGCTACGGCAGTGAAGCTGAAGCTCGAGTCAAATGGTTCAATTCCGATAAGGGCTTTGGCTTTGTCGAGCTGACGGATGGCTCCGGTGAGGCATTCCTGCACATCAGGCAGGTCGAGGCCGCCGGCCATTCGGCTCTGGAGCCTGGAACGACGCTGCTGGTGACCGTTGGTACAGGCCAAAAGGGTCCGCAGGTGACGAACGTCCTCAGTGTCGACGCCAGCACGGCCACAGTTGAACCGCCTCGACGTGCAACTCCGAGCAGAGCAGGTCAATCGGGTGGGATCCCACGGCAGGGTGCCAGCCGTCCCGAACCAAATGCCGCGACAGTACCGGGTACGGTAAAATGGTTCGACCCTGCGAAGGGGTATGGGTTCGTCACCGTTGAAGGTGAGAGTAAGGATCTATTCCTGCACATCTCCGTCGTGGAGCGGGCAGGGCTTGGGGCGCTGGCGCAGGGACAAACGGTCCGAGTCGCCATTGTGGAGGGCCGCAAGGGGCGCGAGGTCGGAGCCATCGAGGCCACCTGA
- the ilvA gene encoding threonine ammonia-lyase, biosynthetic, translating to MQDYIRKILAARVYDVAIESPLDPMRRLSQRLGSPVCLKREDLQPVFSFKLRGAYNRMVSLAREALERGVICASAGNHAQGVALAAQKLSAKATIVMPRTTPAIKVQAVKGLGGRTVLYGESFDEAYTHARQLESEKGLTFIHPYDDPDVIAGQGTIGMEILRQHPGPLEAVFVPIGGGGLAAGIAVYTKFLRPEVKVIGVEPEDAASMAAALASGDRVILNQVGLFADGVAVRQVGEETFRLCRELLDEVITVSTDEICAAVKDIFEDTRAIAEPSGAVSLAGLKKYVEREGTRTHGLVAINSGANMNFDRLRHIAERAELGEHREALLAVSIPEQPGSYRRFIQLLGKRSITEFNYRYADPGAAQIFVGVQLAEGDLEKHQIIGLLREQGYPVLDMSDNEMAKLHVRYMVGGRAPGLEDELILRFQFPERPGALLKFLNGLSGAWNISLFHYRNHGADYGRVLAGIQVPFAERPLLKRSLDQLGYPYWDETDNPAYRGFLSGGGLESNSHSMRSSS from the coding sequence GGCGATCGAGAGCCCCCTTGATCCTATGAGGCGCCTGTCGCAACGGCTCGGCAGCCCAGTCTGCCTCAAGCGCGAGGATCTCCAGCCGGTCTTTTCGTTCAAGCTCCGCGGTGCTTACAACCGGATGGTGAGTTTGGCGCGAGAGGCTCTTGAGCGCGGAGTCATCTGTGCCTCAGCCGGCAATCATGCCCAGGGAGTTGCATTGGCGGCTCAGAAGTTGAGTGCCAAGGCGACGATCGTCATGCCGCGTACCACGCCGGCCATCAAGGTTCAGGCCGTTAAAGGACTGGGCGGCCGCACGGTGCTCTATGGCGAGAGCTTCGATGAGGCCTATACCCATGCCCGCCAGCTCGAGAGTGAGAAGGGCCTGACCTTCATTCACCCCTACGACGATCCGGATGTCATCGCCGGACAGGGCACGATCGGGATGGAGATTTTGCGCCAGCATCCCGGTCCGCTTGAGGCTGTGTTCGTGCCGATCGGAGGAGGGGGGCTGGCCGCAGGTATTGCCGTCTATACCAAGTTTTTGCGCCCCGAGGTGAAGGTGATCGGGGTTGAGCCCGAGGACGCTGCCAGCATGGCGGCGGCGCTGGCATCGGGGGACAGGGTCATCCTGAACCAGGTCGGCCTGTTTGCCGATGGAGTCGCCGTACGGCAAGTCGGCGAGGAAACCTTCCGACTCTGCCGTGAACTGCTCGATGAGGTGATCACCGTCAGTACAGACGAGATCTGCGCGGCCGTGAAGGATATCTTCGAGGATACCCGAGCCATTGCCGAGCCCTCCGGTGCCGTCAGCCTCGCTGGGTTGAAGAAATATGTGGAGCGCGAGGGCACGCGGACACACGGACTCGTCGCCATTAACAGTGGCGCTAACATGAACTTCGACCGACTCCGGCACATCGCGGAGCGAGCGGAGCTCGGCGAGCATCGGGAGGCTTTGCTGGCGGTCAGTATTCCCGAGCAGCCGGGCAGCTATCGTCGGTTTATCCAGCTGCTGGGCAAGCGTTCAATCACCGAGTTCAACTATCGCTACGCCGACCCTGGTGCGGCACAGATCTTCGTTGGCGTACAGCTTGCGGAAGGAGATCTGGAAAAGCACCAGATCATTGGGTTGCTGCGGGAGCAGGGTTACCCTGTGCTCGACATGAGCGATAATGAGATGGCCAAATTGCATGTGCGCTACATGGTTGGCGGGCGGGCCCCTGGACTGGAAGACGAATTGATCCTCCGGTTCCAATTCCCCGAGCGGCCCGGCGCTCTGCTCAAGTTCCTCAATGGACTCTCCGGCGCTTGGAATATCTCACTGTTCCATTACCGTAACCATGGAGCCGATTATGGACGGGTTCTGGCCGGTATTCAGGTCCCGTTCGCAGAACGGCCATTGTTGAAACGCAGCCTGGATCAGCTCGGTTATCCTTATTGGGACGAGACGGATAATCCTGCCTATCGCGGCTTCCTGAGTGGCGGCGGACTGGAGAGCAACTCTCACTCCATGAGGAGCTCTTCATGA